The following proteins are co-located in the Solanum pennellii chromosome 8, SPENNV200 genome:
- the LOC107028021 gene encoding NDR1/HIN1-like protein 12: MPKPVLGPERRTNPLIWCAAIICTLLTVAVIITGMVVFIGYMVIRPKVPQMSVVSAHLDKFSYDMASVLVVKVSIVIKAENDNSKAHANFYETSYTLSFHGVKIAYLNADPFDVPSNKSIDLYYPVESSPIPLKPEEGEVAELFLRRGQVVFDIRGNTRTRWRVGILGSVKFWLHLNCQLKCPLNGTTIYPKCSTKSR, from the coding sequence ATGCCAAAGCCGGTTTTGGGCCCAGAAAGGCGCACCAATCCATTAATTTGGTGTGCAGCTATAATCTGCACACTGTTGACCGTAGCCGTGATCATCACGGGTATGGTCGTATTCATTGGGTACATGGTGATCCGACCCAAAGTACCACAAATGAGTGTAGTAAGTGCACATTTAGACAAATTTTCCTATGACATGGCAAGTGTCTTAGTAGTCAAAGTGTCAATTGTAATCAAGGCTGAAAATGACAATTCAAAAGCCCATGCGAATTTCTACGAAACAAGTTACACACTTAGTTTCCATGGGGTTAAAATCGCGTATTTAAACGCTGATCCTTTTGATGTACCTTCAAATAAGTCGATTGACTTGTATTATCCTGTTGAGTCATCGCCGATACCGTTGAAACCTGAAGAAGGAGAAGTTGCTGAATTATTTTTGAGAAGGGGACAAGTTGTTTTTGATATAAGAGGGAATACAAGAACTAGGTGGAGAGTAGGGATTCTTGGTTCTGTTAAATTTTGGTTGCACTTAAATTGTCAACTTAAGTGTCCTTTGAATGGAACTACAATTTATCCAAAATGCAGCACAAAATCCAGATGA
- the LOC107029079 gene encoding acylsugar acyltransferase 3-like, whose amino-acid sequence MTASSFVSMAEKIIKPHSPTPFSLKRYNLCLTDEIMVPVYMPIVAFYPNPSKTPEQVSNLLQNSLSKLLSSYYPFAGTLGSDNASFVDCNDRGAKFIQVRYDCPMSEIVNLPDTGPEYLPFAKGTPWSSTPDEQSLLLVQLSHFNCGGLAVSVRLSHKIADGCTLANFISDWASIARDDNANIPSPQLIGSSIFPPFTEMPSTGIHTDTNVDYEFYNLPVCKKRYLFSNSKLEMLKTQVESETGVQNPTRIEVLSALIYKCAVTAARANSSSFKPSSLSLPVNLRPMLNPPLETRTIGNIISFIKVDTTSEDEMTMGRVAREIRKGKDELKQEGDVKKEKLVSLWSEWIHSIELYRSSSVCNYPLNNLDFGWGKPNRVTIPVFGVANTCMFMDNLSGDGIEVIIVLPEKDVTQFENSKELLQFASPVTNL is encoded by the coding sequence ATGACAGCATCAAGTTTTGTATCTATGgctgaaaaaattattaagccTCATTCTCCTACCCCTTTTTCACTTAAGCGTTACAATCTTTGTCTAACTGATGAAATCATGGTTCCAGTCTACATGCCAATTGTAGCCTTTTATCCTAACCCCTCTAAAACACCAGAACAAGTGTCCAACCTACTTCAAAATTCTTTATCCAAACTTTTATCCTCTTACTATCCATTTGCTGGAACACTCGGATCTGATAACGCTAGTTTTGTCGATTGCAATGACAGGGGAGCTAAATTTATACAAGTTCGATACGATTGTCCAATGTCTGAAATAGTCAATCTTCCCGATACTGGCCCTGAATATCTACCTTTTGCTAAAGGTACGCCTTGGAGTTCAACTCCAGATGAACAAAGTTTACTACTTGTTCAATTAAGCCATTTTAATTGCGGAGGATTAGCTGTAAGTGTTAGGCTATCACATAAAATTGCTGACGGATGCACGCTCGCCAATTTCATTAGTGATTGGGCTTCCATAGCTCGTGATGACAACGCGAACATACCTTCCCCTCAATTGATTGGATCGTCCATTTTTCCGCCATTCACTGAAATGCCATCCACTGGCATTCATACGGATACTAACGTTGATTATGAATTTTACAATTTACCCGTTTGTAAAAAAAGGTACTTATTTTCCAATTCGAAACTTGAGATGCTGAAAACTCAAGTGGAATCAGAAACAGGGGTGCAAAATCCAACTCGAATTGAAGTGTTGTCCGCACTAATTTACAAGTGTGCTGTAACAGCAGCTCGAGCAAACTCGAGCTCGTTTAAACCATCCTCGTTGTCACTACCTGTGAATTTGCGTCCAATGTTGAATCCACCACTAGAAACACGGACAATAGGgaatattattagttttatcaAAGTGGACACAACGAGTGAGGATGAAATGACAATGGGGAGAGTGGCTCGCGAGATTAGGAAAGGTAAAGACGAATTGAAGCAGGAAGGGGATGTGAAGAAGGAGAAGCTAGTGTCGCTATGGAGTGAGTGGATACATTCGATTGAGTTGTATAGAAGTAGCAGTGTTTGCAATTACCCATTGAATAATTTGGATTTTGGATGGGGAAAACCAAACAGGGTAACAATTCCTGTATTTGGAGTTGCAAACACCTGCATGTTTATGGATAATCTAAGTGGAGATGGAATTGAGGTAATTATTGTATTACCAGAAAAAGATGTGACTCAATTTGAGAATAGCAAAGAGCTTCTCCAGTTTGCTTCTCCAGTTACTAATCTGTAG